One Bradyrhizobium sp. CCGB12 genomic window carries:
- the infA gene encoding translation initiation factor IF-1, translating into MAKEELIQFEGLVTEILPDARYRVQLDAGHEIVAYTAGKMKKNRIKTLAGDRVTVEMSPYDLEKGRLIFRHKDERPSTAGGPPRPGQRGGQFRRR; encoded by the coding sequence ATGGCTAAGGAAGAGCTGATCCAGTTCGAAGGACTGGTCACCGAAATCCTCCCCGACGCACGCTACCGCGTGCAGCTCGACGCCGGACACGAGATCGTTGCCTACACTGCCGGCAAGATGAAGAAGAACCGCATCAAGACGCTCGCGGGTGACCGCGTGACGGTGGAGATGTCGCCCTATGACCTCGAGAAGGGCCGGCTGATTTTCCGCCACAAGGACGAACGTCCCAGCACGGCGGGTGGACCTCCGCGGCCCGGACAACGCGGCGGCCAGTTCCGCCGCCGCTAG